From the Deltaproteobacteria bacterium genome, the window TATCTCCCGTGCTAGCTCGAGAGCCTTAGGGATAACAGCTTTAGTGCCAAAACTATTTTCTTTGTAAATGTTTGTTTCTTTCATGCAGACGTTATCGGCAAGCGCGATACGCTTTGTTCAAAAAAATGTCGCAAATTGCTTTCTATTTAGATTGAAAATGTTTTGTGCCGAAAATCCAAGCACTTACAAGTCTTGTCCCGAGGTTCTTTTATACACCTCTCGCACTAGCTTTCTATCGTGTTTAGGTATAGAATAGCCGCTTAATTTAAAGTAATATTGGATTTTTGTAAGAAATGTGTGGCTATAGAAATTTTCATTATAGAGCAAGGTTTTTGTTAATGCGTAGCTTTCTCGGAACCTTTATTGTTGTGGCTGTTTTGTTCGGCCTTATATCGCACTCGAGCGCCCAACAGCTAGCCGGGTTTGAAAGTGCGGGTTTAAAAATTCAACTGAGCGAGGATGTTTCGGGAATAGGGGATTCTGCTAAAATATTTCGATTGAGAGTGTTGCCTTCTGATTTGTCGACACCGCTAAAGGATCTCACTACTGCTTTTGTTCTCGAAAAACCAGTGCGCCTGGTTATCGATGTTTCTAAATTTAAGGCGGATACTTCGACTGCAGTTAGGGTCAATCACGATTTGCTTCAACAAGTTCGTTTAGGAATACATTCCGATAAAATCAGGTTGGTAGTCGACATTGCTGGTGATAAGACGCCAGAGTTTTTGGTTGCTCCTTTCGATTCTGGAGGCGTAGAGATAAGTTTTAATTTTGGCGGGCAATTGCATGCTAGCGAGGGCAAGGAAGAGAAGTCTTCATTTGCTGCATCGCTTTCTTCAAATCCTACAAGTGAAGTGCCGCCGAAGAAGGAGCCGGAGAAGAAGGAAGCGCCGAAGGAGGAGGAAATAGTAAAGCCAGAACCCGAAGTGGCTAAACTCAGTGTTAAGGCGGATGCTCCCAAAGAAGTTACTGAAGAAAAGCCGATCAAGGAAAATGCTATCGTTAAGGTCGAAGAGGTAGAAAAAATTATAGTTTCTAAGTCTAAGTCGCCAGTAATAGTTTCTAAAGCCGAGCTGCCGGAGCGTTCAACAACAGCAGTAGCGGATGATGAGACTAAGAAGGTGGAAGAGGGTGAAAAACTCGAGATAGCCTCGCTCAAATCGAAGCCCACCGAGACTGATCCCGGCAAGAGTTTGGTGACTGCCATAAATTTTGAAAAGGCTTCCCAAGATACTAGTAGTTCTTTAGTTATGAAGGTTAATAATTTAAACCAGTTTTCCCTTCTAAAGAAAGACAGTGGACTCTATCGCCTACTAATCGAAAACGCTGCCTTGGCTGGACATCACCTCGAGTTGCCGCAATTTCCGCCTGACAATTTTGCGGGAATGGAGGTTGTCGTGGCAAAGCAAGAGGGTGGCAAGGTTGAAATGGACATTTATGTCTATGAAGGCATTCGACTTACTCCCTTCCGCACTAAGGATGAGTTGCGAATTAGGGTTGCGGAATAGCAAGTTGTTATTTTGTTGTGCATTAAGGAAATCTAAGCTTTTCGACTGCGGCTTTTGTTTGTTCGATCGCTTCCAGCAATGTGCCAATTAGTTCCTGCTGAGCGACGTCATCGCTACTGGTGATATCTTGTTTCCTTAGCGCGCGAGCGAGCTTCTCGATGTTAATTAGAGGTGGGCTTATTTCTCGATAGGCATTTGTAGCTAGTAGGGCGATTGCTTCCGAATGCTTTGCTCTTGTGGTCTCTAATAAGTGTGACTCTTCTACTAATTCCGCCTCAGCCTTTTTTACTCGGTTTAACCATGCTCGCTCTAGGGCTGCGATTATTTGTTGCTTTGTCTCTTCAACATCAGCTTTAACGACATAATCCACTGCGCCTAGCCGCATGGCATCCACGCTAGTGCGCACTTCGTTGGCGGATGTCACCACCACTGCGCATGTCTTATCATTAATCGCCTTTAGTCGAGTCAAGAGATTCAGACCATGGCCATCAGGCAGTGATAGGTCTAATAAGATAATGCTATGAGGGTTTAGGTTAAAAGCCTCGATGGCGGCACTTGCTCGAGTAAAATGCCGAACATCCCAGTGGTGAGCACTTAATGTGCGCCGGATTACTAAAGCATGGGCTGCATTGTCTTCTATTAACAGCGCGCATCTACGGTTAAATTCTACGAGCAACTCGGCTGCTCGGTAAAGTTTAGCGGCATGGTAATTGTCAGTTGGTGTGGGGCAGGAGTTGAGTTCGTTATCCATAATGTCAACGGGCATTTTGGCGCAACAATTGCCCATATAAGTGGCGCTCCAGTTCTGCTATTCGCCTATTTATTGGTGCTCTATATGGAGTGTTGTCTTTATGCGGCAATGCGATTGTATTAACGATGCGCCTCAATAAGCGCGTAGAGGAAAATGGGTCGAAGACTCGGCTTTCTAGCAGGCGTAATGCTTCTTTGTCGGCAATATGCTCCCAGTCATCGTGAGTTTTGTTGATGCGTTCGAGTTGCTTTGGGGTCAACATTGCAAGCGGTAGATCTGGCGAGAAGTGCTCTCTTCTAATGTGAGCGATTTCATGTGCTAAAACAAATGCGAGTTCTGATTCGCTGTGGAGGAGTGACATTAGGCCTTTTGAGATTACGATTCGCGCCGGTTCTCGTTCTAGCGCATTGGCGCGAAAGGCCATGGCGTTAGCTGTCAAGCTATCTGATACGAGGATCTCGAGAGGCTCTTTGCAAATCGGCGAATTGCTTGAAGTCATGATGTTAAGGACAATCTCCGCTGTAGGAGACGAGCCTTTCTGCCGGCAAGAAAAAACTAGACTCGAGTTCGGATAGAGTTTTTGTAGAACGCCGAATATATGTCGGTATGAGTTGTGAACAAAATGCTTCTTGTGCTTTGCCGGCTGTCTCCTTGCTGTTTCTG encodes:
- a CDS encoding AMIN domain-containing protein, yielding MRSFLGTFIVVAVLFGLISHSSAQQLAGFESAGLKIQLSEDVSGIGDSAKIFRLRVLPSDLSTPLKDLTTAFVLEKPVRLVIDVSKFKADTSTAVRVNHDLLQQVRLGIHSDKIRLVVDIAGDKTPEFLVAPFDSGGVEISFNFGGQLHASEGKEEKSSFAASLSSNPTSEVPPKKEPEKKEAPKEEEIVKPEPEVAKLSVKADAPKEVTEEKPIKENAIVKVEEVEKIIVSKSKSPVIVSKAELPERSTTAVADDETKKVEEGEKLEIASLKSKPTETDPGKSLVTAINFEKASQDTSSSLVMKVNNLNQFSLLKKDSGLYRLLIENAALAGHHLELPQFPPDNFAGMEVVVAKQEGGKVEMDIYVYEGIRLTPFRTKDELRIRVAE
- a CDS encoding M48 family metalloprotease; this encodes MKRISSIALFIRLLFAIAMLFPISSSASETARRQPAKHKKHFVHNSYRHIFGVLQKLYPNSSLVFSCRQKGSSPTAEIVLNIMTSSNSPICKEPLEILVSDSLTANAMAFRANALEREPARIVISKGLMSLLHSESELAFVLAHEIAHIRREHFSPDLPLAMLTPKQLERINKTHDDWEHIADKEALRLLESRVFDPFSSTRLLRRIVNTIALPHKDNTPYRAPINRRIAELERHLYGQLLRQNAR
- a CDS encoding response regulator; translation: MGNCCAKMPVDIMDNELNSCPTPTDNYHAAKLYRAAELLVEFNRRCALLIEDNAAHALVIRRTLSAHHWDVRHFTRASAAIEAFNLNPHSIILLDLSLPDGHGLNLLTRLKAINDKTCAVVVTSANEVRTSVDAMRLGAVDYVVKADVEETKQQIIAALERAWLNRVKKAEAELVEESHLLETTRAKHSEAIALLATNAYREISPPLINIEKLARALRKQDITSSDDVAQQELIGTLLEAIEQTKAAVEKLRFP